The Macaca fascicularis isolate 582-1 chromosome 1, T2T-MFA8v1.1 genome includes a window with the following:
- the LOC102133077 gene encoding late cornified envelope protein 1C, which translates to MSCQQSQQQCQPPPKCTPKCTPKCPAPKCPPKCPPKCPPVSSCCSVSSGGCCGSSSGGCCGSSSGGCCSSGGGGCCLSHHRRRRSHCHRPQSSDCCSQPSGGSSCCGAGSGQHSGGCC; encoded by the coding sequence ATGTCCTGCCAGCAGAGCCAGCAGCAGTGCCAGCCCCCTCCCAAGTGCACCCCCAAGTGCACTCCCAAGTGCCCCGCCCCTAAGTGTCCCCCAAAGTGCCCCCCTAAGTGCCCTCCAGTCTCTTCCTGCTGCAGTGTCAGCTCTGGGGGctgctgtggctccagctctgggggctgctgtggctccagctctgggGGCTGCTGCAGCTCTGGGGGAGGTGGCTGCTGCCTGAGCCACCACAGGCGCCGCAGGTCCCACTGCCACAGACCCCAGAGCTCTGACTGCTGCAGCCAGCCCTCAGGGGGATCCAGCTGTTGTGGAGCGGGCAGCGGCCAGCATTCTGGAGGCTGTTGCTGA